The genomic region ATATTGTTGATGGTCGAGATCAACGGGGGTGATCACGCTCACTGCAGGGCTGTCAATGACATTGGTTGCATCCAAACGTCCGCCCAAACCCACCTCTAACAGCGTGTAATCGGCAGGATTTCTGGCAAATGCCAAAAGCGCGGCGGCTGTGGTGATTTCGAAATAGGTAATTGCATCTGGGCCATTGGCCGCCAAACATTCATCAAGAATGTCTGATAGATGGTTTTCGTCAATCAGCGTTCCCGCCAACCGAATGCGTTCATGAAACCGTGCCAAATGCGGTGATGTATAGGCATGTGCGCTTTTCCCTGCCGCCTCAAGCCCCGCGCGAATATAGGCGAGGGTCGACCCTTTGCCATTGGTGCCCGCAATATGAATGACAGGCGGCAACGCCTGTTGCGGATCACCAAGGGCGGCCAAGATCCGCCACATTCTATCTAGCGTCAGGTCTATGATCTTTGGGTGAAGCGCCATCATGCGCTCCAATAAGAGATCCGAGCGGGGGGTGCTCACTTTTATTTTGCCTCCGCCGCGTTTGGCGCAGCCTCAGTTGGGGCGGGCAGATCCCCTTTGACTGGGGGTTCCATGCCCATCAGCATCCGAAGGATCGAAATCAACTCATCGCGCAACGCAGTGCGATGGGTCACGCGGTCAAGCATCCCGTGATCCAAAAGATATTCGGCGCGCTGGAACCCTTCGGGCAACTTTTCACGAATGGTTTGCTCAATCACCCGTGGCCCAGCAAAGCAGATCAACGCATTTGGTTCGGCAATCTGCACATCGCCGAGCATCGCATAAGAGGCGGTTACGCCCCCTGTGGTTGGATGGGTCAGAACCACGATATACGGCAGGTTCGCCTCTTTGAGCATATTTACCGCAACTGTGGTGCGGGGCATTTGCATCAGGCTGAGGATACCCTCTTGCATCCGCGCGCCACCTGCGGCGGAGAACAGGATCAGAGGGCGCTTTAATTTAATCGCGCGCTCGGCAGCAGCAA from Rhodobacterales bacterium HKCCA1288 harbors:
- a CDS encoding acetyl-CoA carboxylase carboxyltransferase subunit beta, which encodes MNWITNYVRPRINSMFSKRDMPENLWTKCDECGTMLFHRELSDNLNVCTNCDHHMVITPRERFNALFDGGIFTEVKVPKPIADPLQFRDQKRYPDRMKAAQKSTGETDAMLVAEGEMGRTPIVACAQDFSFMGGSMGMYVGNAIIAAAERAIKLKRPLILFSAAGGARMQEGILSLMQMPRTTVAVNMLKEANLPYIVVLTHPTTGGVTASYAMLGDVQIAEPNALICFAGPRVIEQTIREKLPEGFQRAEYLLDHGMLDRVTHRTALRDELISILRMLMGMEPPVKGDLPAPTEAAPNAAEAK